A single Arachnia propionica DNA region contains:
- a CDS encoding NAD(P)-binding domain-containing protein, translating to MEHITVIGAGPLGRAATRSLVEAGHRVTVATRSGTQLPGAQAARADVVTGDGLEALAPGAAILACCGITYTIAGWRRDWPLAIDNLIKTAERQDATLVVTGNYYSYARGRMPMRATDPLDHPPSALGEVRAEVSRRLFAAHEQGRIRAVEVRGSSYLGADAGPGAYLGPRFVDPLLAKGATSVLGDPDLPYTMTAIPDFGRLLARAATDPEMPGRAWHVPSAPAVSVRELARMLLRAAGRDDEPRLRSMPASLLRVLGWFSPTLRAVRETLHQNTEPFVADDTDTRELLGETHMPLEETAADIVAARGGKAA from the coding sequence ATGGAACACATCACCGTCATCGGAGCAGGACCGCTCGGCAGGGCCGCGACCCGCTCGCTCGTGGAGGCCGGGCACCGGGTCACGGTCGCCACCCGCAGCGGCACGCAGCTGCCCGGGGCGCAGGCCGCCAGGGCCGACGTCGTCACGGGCGACGGCCTGGAGGCGCTCGCACCCGGGGCCGCGATCCTCGCCTGCTGCGGCATCACCTACACGATCGCCGGGTGGCGCCGCGACTGGCCCCTCGCCATCGACAACCTCATCAAGACGGCGGAGCGGCAGGACGCGACCCTCGTGGTCACGGGGAACTACTACTCCTACGCGCGCGGCCGGATGCCGATGCGCGCCACCGATCCCCTCGACCACCCGCCGTCGGCACTGGGTGAGGTCCGGGCCGAGGTGTCCCGCAGACTGTTCGCCGCCCACGAACAGGGGCGCATCCGCGCGGTCGAGGTGCGGGGGTCGTCCTACCTCGGGGCCGACGCGGGCCCGGGCGCCTACCTCGGGCCGCGGTTCGTGGATCCGCTGCTGGCCAAGGGGGCGACGAGCGTCCTCGGCGATCCCGACCTGCCCTACACCATGACCGCCATCCCCGACTTCGGGCGTCTGCTGGCCCGCGCCGCCACTGATCCGGAGATGCCCGGCCGGGCCTGGCACGTCCCCAGCGCCCCGGCGGTCAGCGTCCGCGAACTGGCCCGGATGTTGCTGCGAGCCGCCGGTCGCGACGACGAACCGAGGTTGCGCAGCATGCCGGCGTCGTTGCTGCGTGTGCTGGGCTGGTTCTCCCCGACGCTGAGGGCGGTGAGGGAGACCCTCCACCAGAACACCGAACCCTTCGTCGCCGACGACACCGACACCCGCGAACTGCTCGGTGAGACCCACATGCCGTTGGAGGAAACGGCGGCGGACATCGTTGCAGCCCGGGGTGGGAAAGCTGCTTGA
- a CDS encoding TetR/AcrR family transcriptional regulator, with the protein MTPTPRRQARDAFTRRLLEVAHRHLVEQGASGLGMRALARDLEVTPGALYRYVKSRDDLLTLLIVDAYESLGKAVEEAEGRIPRGDHEGRWVALWHATRTWALEHRNEYGLIYGTPVPGYQAPPETIPAASRISILLARIASDMRSQAGTTPPPDSPEPGPALREDLARVRHWISEQGMPGDVPDELILIVLRGWTELFGCINMELFGHYVGSVENGAAFLDELAHRSFKELQDRTGP; encoded by the coding sequence ATGACCCCCACTCCACGCCGCCAGGCCCGCGACGCCTTCACGCGGCGACTGCTAGAGGTCGCACACCGGCACCTCGTCGAGCAGGGAGCCTCCGGGCTGGGCATGCGGGCCCTGGCGCGCGACCTCGAGGTCACCCCCGGCGCCCTGTACCGCTACGTGAAGAGCCGCGACGACCTCCTGACCCTGTTGATCGTCGACGCCTACGAGTCGCTGGGAAAAGCCGTCGAGGAGGCCGAGGGCAGGATCCCGCGCGGAGACCACGAGGGTCGCTGGGTGGCGCTGTGGCACGCCACCCGCACCTGGGCGCTGGAACACCGCAACGAGTACGGCCTCATCTACGGCACCCCGGTGCCCGGCTACCAGGCCCCGCCGGAAACCATCCCGGCCGCGTCCCGGATCTCGATCCTGCTGGCCCGGATCGCCTCGGACATGAGGTCGCAAGCGGGGACGACGCCGCCGCCGGACTCACCGGAACCGGGCCCGGCGCTGCGGGAGGACCTCGCGAGGGTGCGTCACTGGATCAGTGAGCAGGGAATGCCCGGCGATGTTCCCGACGAGCTGATCCTCATCGTCCTGCGGGGCTGGACCGAACTGTTCGGCTGCATCAACATGGAACTGTTCGGCCACTACGTCGGCAGCGTCGAGAACGGGGCGGCGTTCCTGGACGAACTGGCCCACCGAAGCTTCAAGGAGCTTCAGGACCGGACGGGTCCCTGA
- a CDS encoding YibE/F family protein, with amino-acid sequence MGAGHSHSHSTEGLEHVGVNWTARNVLIGFLAVLGVLTVAGLIWLWPSGQDLSSKVNKIYDAQNLTHESATITDIKDGCDTQQVGQAKCLTATVTINTGEDAGKSVEIALLGPQAQSGLKPGDVMEVNRINAGDEPVWSYSSANRLPVLGVLAALFVVVVLAVARWKGLFALLGLGFAGAVLVGFMLPALITGKPGIAVALVGGTAIMFVVLYVAHGVSIRTSTALAGTLLGLAITVGLGALSAEFARLSGFADENEYDLAQLLPGMNFRELLMVGIIVGGLGVLNDVTITQSSAVWELRAAAPKMSRGKLFAAGMRIGRDHIASTIYTIVFAYAGGSMAVLLLLYFTDRPATALLNAEMFAGEIVRTLGSAIGLVLSVPITTGIAALTVASPEPEPRGRHAMGVDVE; translated from the coding sequence ATGGGAGCAGGGCATTCGCATTCTCATTCAACGGAGGGGCTGGAACACGTCGGGGTGAACTGGACGGCACGCAACGTCCTGATCGGTTTCCTGGCGGTGCTCGGGGTGCTAACGGTGGCCGGGTTGATCTGGCTGTGGCCATCGGGACAGGACCTGTCGTCGAAGGTGAACAAGATCTACGACGCCCAGAACCTCACCCACGAGAGCGCCACAATCACCGACATCAAGGACGGTTGCGACACTCAGCAGGTGGGGCAGGCGAAATGTCTGACGGCGACGGTCACCATCAACACCGGCGAGGACGCGGGCAAATCGGTGGAGATCGCACTGCTCGGCCCGCAGGCGCAGTCCGGGTTGAAGCCCGGGGACGTGATGGAGGTGAATCGCATCAACGCCGGCGACGAACCCGTTTGGTCCTATTCATCGGCCAATCGCCTCCCGGTGCTGGGGGTGCTGGCCGCACTGTTCGTCGTCGTGGTGCTGGCGGTGGCGCGTTGGAAGGGATTGTTCGCGCTGCTGGGGCTCGGGTTCGCCGGGGCGGTGCTCGTCGGATTCATGCTGCCGGCGCTCATCACCGGCAAACCGGGTATCGCCGTGGCGCTGGTCGGGGGCACGGCGATCATGTTCGTGGTGCTCTACGTGGCGCACGGTGTCTCGATCCGGACGTCGACGGCCCTCGCCGGCACGCTGCTCGGGCTGGCGATCACGGTCGGGCTGGGAGCGCTGTCCGCGGAGTTCGCCCGGTTGTCGGGTTTCGCCGACGAGAACGAGTACGACCTGGCGCAGCTCCTGCCCGGGATGAACTTCCGGGAGCTGTTGATGGTGGGCATCATCGTCGGCGGGCTCGGTGTGCTCAACGACGTGACCATCACGCAGAGCTCGGCGGTGTGGGAGCTGCGTGCCGCGGCCCCGAAGATGAGTCGCGGGAAACTGTTCGCGGCCGGCATGCGGATCGGTCGCGACCACATCGCGTCCACCATCTACACCATCGTCTTCGCCTACGCGGGCGGTTCCATGGCGGTGCTGCTGCTGCTCTACTTCACCGACCGTCCCGCCACCGCCCTGCTGAACGCGGAAATGTTCGCGGGCGAGATCGTCCGTACCCTCGGCAGCGCCATCGGCCTGGTGCTGAGCGTCCCCATCACGACCGGCATCGCGGCCCTGACCGTCGCCTCCCCCGAACCGGAACCGCGGGGACGGCACGCTATGGGTGTCGATGTGGAGTGA
- the budA gene encoding acetolactate decarboxylase, which produces MTAHAVTRHEIFQTSLISALAQGVYEDEMTLAELLGHGSFGIGTFNGLDGEMIILGGVCYRLRGDGSVSVPELTERTPYAVVTNFVPSLSRSLTGPMTREEFSRAIDAFVPSSNYMYALRVTGRFAWASARTVTKQDRPYRPMIEATDGEEIARHEDFSGTIAGFRTPLYESGISVAGCHAHIVDDDRTWGGHLVDFVLEEGEAELCLGTDFHMRLPLTEEFRTADLSEDMTEEIRRVEHH; this is translated from the coding sequence ATGACCGCACATGCCGTCACCCGTCACGAAATCTTCCAGACCAGCCTCATCTCCGCCCTCGCCCAAGGCGTCTACGAGGACGAGATGACCCTGGCCGAGCTCCTCGGTCACGGTTCCTTCGGTATCGGCACCTTCAACGGGCTCGACGGCGAGATGATCATCCTGGGCGGTGTCTGCTACCGGCTGCGCGGTGACGGGTCCGTGAGTGTGCCCGAGTTGACGGAACGCACCCCCTACGCCGTCGTGACCAATTTCGTGCCGAGCCTGAGCCGCTCCTTGACGGGTCCGATGACCCGGGAGGAGTTCTCCCGGGCCATCGATGCCTTCGTGCCGAGCTCGAACTACATGTACGCGCTGCGGGTGACCGGCCGATTCGCATGGGCAAGCGCACGCACGGTAACGAAACAGGACCGTCCCTACCGGCCCATGATCGAGGCCACCGACGGCGAGGAGATCGCCCGCCACGAGGACTTCAGCGGGACGATCGCCGGTTTCCGCACACCTTTGTACGAGTCGGGAATCTCGGTGGCAGGCTGCCACGCCCACATCGTCGACGACGACCGCACCTGGGGCGGGCACCTGGTGGATTTCGTCCTGGAGGAGGGCGAGGCCGAACTGTGCCTGGGCACCGACTTCCACATGCGTCTGCCGCTGACCGAGGAGTTCCGCACCGCCGACCTGTCGGAGGACATGACCGAGGAGATCCGCCGGGTAGAGCACCACTGA
- a CDS encoding ATP-binding protein yields MVRLVKYLRRALDDLLDKVFPDVPAIAIEGAKAVGKTETARRRVQRVLELDDPHTLSALRADTDALLGIDEAVLIDEWQHYPPVWDRVRRAVDRRRDLAVLLTGSATPRPGTTSHSGAGRIASLVMRPMSLTERGVAPGGIDVAKLLEREATIEGHSPLRLPDYAEEICASGLPGLRGIRPAALGLQLDSYLARIVDRDLPEEGVLVRRPQALMAWLTAYAAATSTPASYTAILGAATAGETDKPSRAATQTYRDLLARIWVLDPVPGWTTSLAPLARLKTGPKHQLLDPALAARLLDVTPAKLLSGAPGSGEILGQLFEALVTLCVRARATATGLRTSHLRTRNGDHEIDLIVENTAGRVVAIEVKLTRDPDDADVRHLHWLGDRIGGRLVDKVVVTTGEYAYRRDDGVAVIPLGLLS; encoded by the coding sequence ATGGTAAGGCTTGTGAAGTACTTGCGCAGGGCCTTGGATGACCTCCTGGACAAGGTCTTCCCCGACGTGCCCGCCATCGCGATCGAGGGGGCCAAGGCAGTTGGCAAGACCGAGACCGCACGCCGTCGCGTGCAGCGTGTCCTTGAACTCGACGACCCACACACCCTGTCAGCACTGCGCGCCGACACGGATGCCCTGCTCGGCATCGACGAAGCGGTCCTCATCGACGAATGGCAGCATTATCCACCGGTGTGGGATCGCGTCCGTCGCGCGGTGGACCGTCGCCGCGACCTGGCCGTCCTGCTCACCGGCAGCGCCACCCCACGGCCGGGCACCACCAGCCATTCCGGCGCGGGACGCATCGCATCCCTCGTCATGCGACCGATGTCGCTCACCGAACGCGGTGTCGCCCCGGGCGGAATCGATGTCGCCAAGCTCCTGGAACGCGAAGCGACGATCGAGGGACACAGCCCGCTCAGACTGCCCGACTACGCCGAGGAAATATGCGCCTCCGGGCTGCCCGGCCTGCGCGGCATCCGTCCCGCCGCCCTGGGCCTCCAGCTCGACAGCTACCTCGCCCGCATCGTCGACCGCGACCTTCCCGAGGAGGGGGTGCTGGTCCGGCGCCCCCAGGCCTTGATGGCCTGGCTCACCGCCTACGCCGCCGCAACATCAACGCCGGCCTCCTACACGGCAATCCTGGGGGCGGCAACCGCCGGCGAGACCGACAAACCCAGCCGCGCCGCAACCCAGACCTACCGCGACCTCCTCGCCCGGATCTGGGTGCTCGACCCCGTCCCGGGCTGGACCACGTCGCTGGCCCCGCTGGCCAGGCTCAAAACCGGGCCAAAGCATCAGCTGCTCGACCCGGCGCTGGCGGCCCGTCTCCTCGACGTCACCCCCGCGAAACTGCTCAGCGGTGCCCCGGGCTCGGGGGAGATCCTGGGGCAGCTCTTCGAGGCCTTGGTCACCTTGTGCGTGAGGGCACGTGCCACGGCTACCGGGCTGCGAACATCGCACCTGCGAACCCGCAACGGGGACCACGAGATCGACCTCATCGTCGAGAACACCGCGGGCAGGGTGGTGGCCATCGAGGTCAAATTGACCCGCGACCCCGACGATGCCGATGTGCGGCACCTCCACTGGCTGGGCGATCGCATCGGCGGGCGCCTCGTCGACAAGGTGGTCGTCACCACCGGCGAATACGCCTACCGTCGCGACGACGGGGTCGCGGTCATTCCCCTCGGACTGCTGTCCTGA
- a CDS encoding TerC family protein has protein sequence MNRLSVPFWIWVLTLLLIAGLLAFDFFAHVRRAHAPTLKEATVWSIIYVGLAILFGVAVTIFGGVEMGTQYFNGWLLEKALSVDNLFVFLVIMGSFAVPRQDQQKALLFGIVFALLTRSGFIALGKAMLEAWSWTFYIFGLVLMITAGRMLAPEDGESGDADNFVIRIAKKYLRTTDHYDGDKLFTIENGRKVLTPMLLVMIAIGGTDLLFALDSVPAVYGVTTNVYLVFTATAFSMMGLRQLYFLIDDLLDRLIYLKYGLTAVLGFIGIKLILHALNENNVPFINGGKHVDVWDIGDIDSLIVILTILTITVAVSLLSRKGLVASAIRSLDRRAHSYLHTEYHNTEEERDALYQEIVTREAELEKYNPKYVADYMHSSGLETTLEKVHKMHDDLA, from the coding sequence GTGAACCGGTTGTCCGTCCCTTTCTGGATCTGGGTCCTGACCCTGCTGCTCATAGCGGGCCTGCTTGCCTTCGATTTCTTCGCCCACGTCCGCAGGGCGCACGCCCCCACCCTCAAGGAAGCCACCGTCTGGTCCATCATCTACGTGGGTCTGGCCATCCTCTTCGGGGTCGCGGTGACCATCTTCGGCGGCGTCGAGATGGGCACCCAGTATTTCAACGGCTGGCTGCTGGAGAAGGCGCTTAGCGTCGACAACCTGTTCGTCTTCCTGGTGATCATGGGGTCCTTCGCCGTGCCCAGGCAGGATCAGCAGAAGGCGTTGCTGTTCGGGATCGTCTTCGCGCTGCTTACGAGGTCGGGGTTCATCGCGCTCGGCAAGGCGATGCTGGAGGCGTGGAGCTGGACCTTCTACATCTTCGGTCTGGTCCTGATGATCACGGCCGGGCGGATGCTGGCCCCGGAGGATGGGGAGTCCGGCGACGCCGACAACTTCGTCATCCGCATCGCGAAGAAGTATCTGCGCACCACCGACCACTACGACGGCGACAAACTGTTCACCATCGAGAACGGCCGCAAGGTGCTGACCCCGATGCTGCTGGTGATGATCGCCATCGGCGGCACCGACCTGTTGTTCGCGCTGGACTCCGTTCCCGCCGTCTACGGCGTCACCACCAACGTGTACCTGGTGTTCACGGCGACGGCTTTCTCGATGATGGGGTTGCGGCAACTGTACTTCCTGATCGACGACCTCCTGGACCGCCTGATCTACCTCAAGTACGGGCTCACCGCGGTGCTCGGGTTCATCGGCATCAAGCTGATCCTCCACGCCCTCAACGAGAACAACGTGCCGTTCATCAACGGCGGGAAACACGTCGACGTGTGGGACATCGGTGACATCGACTCGCTGATCGTGATCCTCACCATCCTGACGATCACCGTCGCGGTCTCCCTGCTCAGCCGGAAGGGTCTCGTCGCCAGCGCAATCCGCAGCCTGGACCGCCGGGCCCACTCCTACCTGCACACCGAGTACCACAACACCGAAGAGGAACGCGACGCCCTCTACCAGGAAATCGTCACCCGCGAGGCGGAACTGGAGAAGTACAACCCCAAGTACGTCGCTGACTACATGCACTCCAGCGGACTGGAGACGACCCTGGAGAAGGTTCACAAGATGCACGACGACCTGGCCTGA
- a CDS encoding FitA-like ribbon-helix-helix domain-containing protein, whose protein sequence is MGGVSGSTITIRGLSDEVRDELKRFAALNNRSMEAEAREALTRHTLANSVRARAGVSAMRVVRCSRMTTSMTRRVRPGDPRHLGHQGPVRS, encoded by the coding sequence TTGGGAGGTGTAAGCGGGTCCACCATCACGATCCGAGGGCTCAGCGACGAGGTGCGCGATGAGTTGAAACGTTTTGCGGCTTTGAACAATCGCTCCATGGAAGCCGAGGCGCGTGAGGCTCTCACCAGGCACACTCTCGCCAACTCCGTTCGGGCGCGGGCCGGCGTCTCCGCGATGCGAGTGGTCCGGTGCTCACGGATGACGACCTCTATGACAAGACGGGTGCGCCCAGGTGATCCTCGGCACCTCGGCCATCAGGGACCCGTCCGGTCCTGA
- a CDS encoding rhomboid family intramembrane serine protease codes for MLESVCYRHPDQTTGIVCQRCHRPICPRCMVAGSVGFQCPDCVAAGRRQTRQGQLPYGGARSTRPALTSQVLVGINAVIWLAILLTGGEESPLFRMLAIQAQGFCATERYILAVDSPAQCAAIGATWTEGVASGAWWQVLTNAFTHLDVIHIAFNMVALYVLGPQLESVLGRARFLALYLASALTGSAAVVWFSAPYTTTMGASGAIFGMMGAVLLIAWKHHGDVRTILVWLGVNVAITFVGSSFISWQGHLGGLVGGLAVTAALIWLPREQRRLWQWPLVGLVAVLAVAAIVARALTIAG; via the coding sequence ATGCTAGAGAGCGTCTGCTACCGGCACCCCGACCAGACCACGGGGATCGTCTGCCAACGCTGCCACCGTCCCATCTGTCCGCGGTGCATGGTGGCGGGTTCCGTCGGATTCCAGTGCCCAGACTGCGTCGCCGCGGGTCGCAGGCAGACCCGTCAGGGGCAGCTGCCCTACGGCGGCGCCCGCAGCACCCGGCCCGCCCTGACGTCGCAGGTGCTGGTCGGGATCAATGCGGTGATCTGGCTGGCCATTCTGCTGACCGGAGGCGAGGAAAGCCCCCTGTTCAGGATGCTTGCGATCCAGGCCCAGGGATTCTGCGCGACGGAGCGTTACATCCTCGCGGTGGATTCCCCTGCCCAGTGCGCCGCCATCGGGGCGACGTGGACAGAGGGCGTCGCGTCCGGGGCCTGGTGGCAGGTGCTGACCAACGCCTTCACCCACCTCGACGTCATCCACATCGCCTTCAACATGGTGGCTCTCTACGTGCTCGGCCCGCAGCTCGAATCGGTGCTGGGACGCGCCCGGTTCCTGGCGCTCTACCTGGCTTCGGCGTTGACCGGGTCGGCGGCGGTGGTGTGGTTCTCCGCTCCCTACACCACGACCATGGGTGCCTCCGGGGCGATCTTCGGGATGATGGGGGCGGTGCTGCTGATCGCCTGGAAACACCACGGCGACGTGCGCACCATCCTCGTCTGGTTGGGCGTGAACGTGGCCATCACCTTCGTGGGATCCAGCTTCATTTCCTGGCAGGGGCACCTCGGCGGCCTGGTCGGCGGCCTGGCCGTCACCGCCGCCCTGATCTGGCTTCCCCGTGAGCAGCGGCGACTTTGGCAGTGGCCGCTGGTGGGTCTGGTCGCGGTGCTGGCCGTCGCCGCCATCGTGGCCCGGGCGTTGACCATCGCAGGCTGA
- a CDS encoding penicillin-binding transpeptidase domain-containing protein: MKTPRRAVLAAVTASALLFTGCSPGGSGQERDTPPDGVPAADDVVAGLAAGIQKLDLTGVALSTPPADATTELKTIFAGMDDITPTVEPAGIRYAADGKTATAHLNYTFPVGQEGWKYTTTVPLENADGSWQVTWSPTVVHEKLSATTRLRHQRSWPKRAAINDRDGVALVEERTVYQVGIDKSKSEESTWQAAATQLAQLLGVDAAEYTQKVLAGGPKQFVVAKTVSQDQVPSTVSSIPGAFVKESTASVAPSDTFAVGLLGRVGNPSKEQVEKSGGALMTSDMVGISGLQQRYDEQLRGAPKINIDVVGRSGQNVDPVSLFSQEASVGSSIQLSLDRAMQEKAESVLNSHVSSGIASLVVLDVKDGGVLAAANSKGAGEYPYATFGKYAPGSTFKIVSSLALLRSGLRADSVVQCPATMQIGDHTLKNYDGYPADKTGNITLTQAVANSCNTAFGTNADKVSQEKLQQAAATLGVGTDYDAGFASNFGKVQSANAPLDLSLSMIGQGGIEMSPLGMATVSASVASGETRIPWLVKGHEAKSTATPLSPDEASQLQTLMKAVVAEGSGNVLQGVMTGAKTGTAEFGDAAADTAHAWMIAWNDKYAVAAFVQDGQSGSGTAGPIIKAMFS; encoded by the coding sequence ATGAAGACCCCCCGGAGGGCTGTGTTGGCCGCCGTGACGGCCTCGGCGCTGCTGTTCACCGGGTGCTCCCCCGGCGGTTCCGGGCAGGAACGCGACACCCCACCCGACGGGGTGCCGGCCGCTGACGACGTGGTGGCGGGGCTCGCTGCGGGAATCCAGAAACTGGACCTCACAGGCGTGGCGCTGTCCACCCCGCCGGCCGACGCCACCACTGAGCTGAAGACCATCTTCGCGGGCATGGATGACATCACGCCGACGGTGGAACCTGCGGGAATCCGCTACGCAGCCGACGGCAAAACCGCCACCGCGCACCTCAACTACACCTTCCCCGTCGGCCAGGAAGGTTGGAAGTACACCACCACCGTCCCCCTGGAGAACGCAGACGGCAGCTGGCAGGTGACGTGGTCGCCGACGGTGGTGCACGAGAAACTCTCCGCCACGACCCGCCTCAGGCACCAGCGCAGCTGGCCGAAACGCGCCGCCATCAACGACCGCGACGGGGTGGCGCTCGTCGAGGAACGCACCGTCTACCAGGTCGGCATCGACAAGTCGAAGTCCGAGGAGTCCACGTGGCAGGCGGCCGCCACGCAGCTGGCGCAGCTGCTCGGGGTCGACGCCGCCGAATACACCCAGAAGGTCCTGGCGGGCGGCCCCAAACAGTTCGTGGTGGCCAAGACCGTCTCCCAGGACCAGGTTCCCTCCACGGTCTCCAGCATCCCCGGGGCCTTCGTGAAGGAATCCACCGCCAGCGTCGCGCCGTCGGACACGTTCGCCGTCGGGCTGCTCGGCAGGGTCGGGAACCCGTCGAAGGAACAGGTGGAGAAGTCGGGCGGTGCCCTGATGACCTCGGACATGGTCGGGATCAGCGGCCTCCAGCAGCGCTACGACGAGCAGCTGCGTGGGGCGCCGAAGATCAACATCGACGTGGTGGGACGTTCAGGCCAGAACGTCGATCCCGTCTCGTTGTTCTCCCAGGAGGCCAGCGTCGGCAGCTCCATCCAGCTCTCGCTGGACCGCGCCATGCAGGAGAAGGCGGAATCGGTGCTGAACAGTCACGTCAGTTCCGGGATCGCGTCCCTGGTGGTGCTGGACGTCAAGGACGGTGGGGTGCTGGCCGCCGCCAACTCGAAGGGCGCGGGCGAATACCCCTACGCCACCTTCGGGAAGTACGCGCCCGGCTCGACGTTCAAGATCGTCTCGTCGCTGGCGCTGCTGCGCTCCGGCCTGCGCGCCGACTCGGTGGTGCAGTGCCCCGCCACCATGCAGATCGGCGACCACACGCTGAAGAACTACGACGGCTACCCGGCCGACAAGACCGGCAACATCACCCTCACCCAAGCGGTCGCGAACTCCTGCAACACCGCGTTCGGGACTAACGCTGACAAGGTTTCGCAGGAGAAACTGCAACAGGCCGCCGCCACCCTCGGGGTGGGCACCGACTACGACGCCGGGTTCGCCTCCAACTTCGGGAAGGTGCAGTCCGCCAACGCCCCGCTTGATCTCTCGCTCAGCATGATCGGGCAGGGCGGCATCGAGATGTCGCCACTGGGCATGGCGACGGTCTCGGCCAGCGTCGCCTCCGGTGAGACGCGCATCCCGTGGCTGGTGAAGGGACACGAGGCGAAGTCGACGGCCACGCCACTCAGCCCCGACGAGGCATCGCAGCTCCAGACGCTGATGAAGGCCGTCGTCGCGGAGGGGTCGGGCAATGTCCTCCAGGGAGTCATGACCGGAGCCAAGACCGGTACCGCCGAGTTCGGCGACGCCGCCGCCGACACCGCCCACGCCTGGATGATCGCCTGGAACGACAAGTACGCGGTGGCGGCCTTCGTCCAGGACGGCCAGTCGGGTTCCGGGACGGCCGGGCCGATCATCAAAGCCATGTTCAGCTAG
- a CDS encoding ABC transporter ATP-binding protein, whose translation MTANHSLTAVGLGLAYGDRTVIDNLDLTVKPGAITSIVGANGCGKSTLLRSLARLLQPRHGQVLLDGKSLHEQPTKEIAKVLGLLPQSPTAPEGIVVADLVGRGRHPHQGMLGRWSPRDYEVVAESLAATDTTELADRPVDELSGGQRQRVWIAMALAQETDVLLLDEPTTYLDVANQLEVLDLLIDLNAGRGTTVVMVLHDLGLAARYSDELIAMRSGSILAQGTPSDVVTEETVKEVFRISSKVVPDPVSGAPLVMPIGRHRVKGE comes from the coding sequence GTGACCGCGAACCATTCCCTCACAGCCGTCGGACTCGGGCTCGCCTACGGCGACCGCACCGTCATCGACAACCTCGACCTGACCGTCAAACCCGGGGCCATCACCTCCATCGTCGGCGCCAACGGCTGCGGCAAATCCACGCTGCTGCGTTCCCTCGCCCGGCTGCTGCAACCCAGGCACGGACAGGTGCTCCTCGACGGCAAATCCCTCCACGAACAGCCGACCAAGGAGATCGCGAAGGTCCTGGGCCTGCTGCCGCAGTCGCCGACCGCCCCGGAGGGCATCGTCGTCGCCGACCTCGTGGGTCGCGGACGCCACCCCCACCAGGGGATGCTCGGGAGGTGGAGCCCCCGCGACTACGAGGTGGTCGCGGAATCCCTCGCCGCCACCGACACCACCGAGCTGGCCGACCGTCCCGTCGACGAGTTGTCGGGCGGTCAACGGCAGCGCGTGTGGATCGCGATGGCGTTGGCGCAGGAAACCGACGTCCTGCTGCTGGATGAACCCACCACCTACCTCGACGTCGCGAACCAGCTCGAGGTGCTCGACCTGCTGATCGACCTCAACGCCGGGAGGGGAACCACGGTCGTGATGGTGCTGCACGACCTCGGGCTGGCGGCCCGCTACTCCGACGAGCTCATCGCGATGCGCTCCGGAAGCATCCTGGCGCAGGGCACCCCGTCGGATGTGGTGACGGAGGAGACGGTAAAGGAGGTGTTCAGGATCTCCTCGAAGGTGGTGCCGGACCCCGTCTCCGGGGCGCCGCTGGTGATGCCCATCGGCCGGCACCGGGTGAAGGGGGAGTGA